A region from the Aegilops tauschii subsp. strangulata cultivar AL8/78 chromosome 5, Aet v6.0, whole genome shotgun sequence genome encodes:
- the LOC109739529 gene encoding probable L-ascorbate peroxidase 6, chloroplastic/mitochondrial isoform X1 has product MAVHHLLRRGISGGSPLHPLRGLLLVSQELGWRQASSAAAGDAVAELRGAREDVKQLLKEKSCHPILVRLGWHDAGTYDKNISEWPQCGGANGSLRFEIELKHAANAGLVNALKLIQAIKDKYAGVTYADLFQLASATAVEEAGGPKIPMIYGRVDVSAPDQCPPEGRLPAAGPPSPAEHLREVFYRMGLNDKEIVALSGAHTLGRSRPERSGWGKPETKYTKNGPGAPGGQSWTSQWLKFDNSYFKDVKERRDEDLLVLPTDAVLFEDSSFKIYAEKYAEDQDTFFEDYAEAHAKLSNLGSKFDPPKGVSLD; this is encoded by the exons ATGGCCgtccaccacctcctccgccgCGGGATCTCTGGTGGGTCTCCCCTCCACCCTCTGCGCGGCCTCCTCCTCGTATCGCAG GAGCTCGGGTGGCGTCAggcgagctcggcggcggcgggggacgCAGTGGCTGAGCTGAGGGGCGCGCGGGAGGACGTCAAGCAGCTGCTGAAGGAGAAGTCCTGCCATCCCATCCTG GTTCGCTTGGGTTGGCATGATGCTGGTACTTACGACAAGAACATTAGTGAGTGGCCCCAGTGTGGTGGAGCTAATGGTAGCTTGAGGTTTGAAATTGAGTTAAAACATGCGGCTAATGCTG GTCTTGTGAATGCTTTGAAGCTTATTCAAGCCATCAAGGACAAATATGCAGGTGTTACTTATGCGGATCTGTTTCAGCTTGCCAGTGCTACAGCTGTCGAG GAAGCTGGTGGCCCCAAAATCCCCATGATCTATGGAAGGGTTGATGTTTCTGCCCCTGATCAATGCCCACCAGAGGGGAGACTCCCTG CTGCTGGTCCGCCTTCACCTGCTGAACATTTGCGAGAAGTATTCTACAGAATGGGCCTGAATGACAAG GAAATTGTTGCATTGTCAGGAGCACACACACTTGGACGATCAAGACCAGAGCGCAGCGGCTGGGGTAAACCTGAAACGAAATACACT AAAAATGGACCTGGTGCACCTGGGGGGCAATCTTGGACATCACAGTGGCTCAAGTTTGATAACAGCTATTTCAAG GATGTCAAAGAACGACGAGACGAGGACCTTCTAGTTCTGCCTACTGATGCTGTGCTCTTTGAGGATTCATCATTCAAG ATTTATGCTGAAAAGTATGCTGAGGACCAGGATACATTTTTTGAAGACTATGCTGAAGCTCATGCTAAATTGAGCAATCTTGGGTCTAAGTTTGACCCTCCTAAG GGTGTATCACTAGACTAG
- the LOC109739529 gene encoding probable L-ascorbate peroxidase 6, chloroplastic/mitochondrial isoform X2 encodes MAVHHLLRRGISGGSPLHPLRGLLLVSQASSAAAGDAVAELRGAREDVKQLLKEKSCHPILVRLGWHDAGTYDKNISEWPQCGGANGSLRFEIELKHAANAGLVNALKLIQAIKDKYAGVTYADLFQLASATAVEEAGGPKIPMIYGRVDVSAPDQCPPEGRLPAAGPPSPAEHLREVFYRMGLNDKEIVALSGAHTLGRSRPERSGWGKPETKYTKNGPGAPGGQSWTSQWLKFDNSYFKDVKERRDEDLLVLPTDAVLFEDSSFKIYAEKYAEDQDTFFEDYAEAHAKLSNLGSKFDPPKGVSLD; translated from the exons ATGGCCgtccaccacctcctccgccgCGGGATCTCTGGTGGGTCTCCCCTCCACCCTCTGCGCGGCCTCCTCCTCGTATCGCAG gcgagctcggcggcggcgggggacgCAGTGGCTGAGCTGAGGGGCGCGCGGGAGGACGTCAAGCAGCTGCTGAAGGAGAAGTCCTGCCATCCCATCCTG GTTCGCTTGGGTTGGCATGATGCTGGTACTTACGACAAGAACATTAGTGAGTGGCCCCAGTGTGGTGGAGCTAATGGTAGCTTGAGGTTTGAAATTGAGTTAAAACATGCGGCTAATGCTG GTCTTGTGAATGCTTTGAAGCTTATTCAAGCCATCAAGGACAAATATGCAGGTGTTACTTATGCGGATCTGTTTCAGCTTGCCAGTGCTACAGCTGTCGAG GAAGCTGGTGGCCCCAAAATCCCCATGATCTATGGAAGGGTTGATGTTTCTGCCCCTGATCAATGCCCACCAGAGGGGAGACTCCCTG CTGCTGGTCCGCCTTCACCTGCTGAACATTTGCGAGAAGTATTCTACAGAATGGGCCTGAATGACAAG GAAATTGTTGCATTGTCAGGAGCACACACACTTGGACGATCAAGACCAGAGCGCAGCGGCTGGGGTAAACCTGAAACGAAATACACT AAAAATGGACCTGGTGCACCTGGGGGGCAATCTTGGACATCACAGTGGCTCAAGTTTGATAACAGCTATTTCAAG GATGTCAAAGAACGACGAGACGAGGACCTTCTAGTTCTGCCTACTGATGCTGTGCTCTTTGAGGATTCATCATTCAAG ATTTATGCTGAAAAGTATGCTGAGGACCAGGATACATTTTTTGAAGACTATGCTGAAGCTCATGCTAAATTGAGCAATCTTGGGTCTAAGTTTGACCCTCCTAAG GGTGTATCACTAGACTAG